In Cloacibacterium caeni, a single window of DNA contains:
- a CDS encoding DUF6370 family protein: protein MKNLVLFIALLSFTFGFSQEKKKQVVEAACGQCQFKMKDKKGCDLAVRIDGKSYFVEGTKIDDHGDAHADDGFCNAIKKAEVIGEVKDGKFVVSYFKLLPNSTKK from the coding sequence ATGAAAAATCTCGTTTTATTTATTGCACTTTTGAGTTTTACTTTTGGATTTTCTCAAGAGAAAAAGAAGCAAGTTGTAGAAGCAGCTTGCGGACAATGTCAGTTCAAAATGAAAGACAAAAAAGGTTGTGATTTAGCGGTAAGAATTGACGGGAAAAGTTATTTCGTAGAAGGTACTAAAATAGATGACCACGGAGATGCACATGCTGATGACGGTTTTTGCAATGCAATCAAAAAAGCAGAAGTCATAGGTGAAGTGAAGGATGGAAAATTCGTGGTAAGTTATTTCAAATTGCTGCCTAATTCTACAAAAAAGTAA
- the rpsU gene encoding 30S ribosomal protein S21 produces MLIIPVKDGESIDRALKKYKRKFDKTGVVRALRSRQQFTKPSVTLRQSKLKAAHKQRELSKEEQA; encoded by the coding sequence ATGTTAATAATTCCAGTAAAAGACGGAGAGTCTATCGACAGAGCACTTAAGAAGTATAAAAGAAAATTTGATAAAACTGGTGTTGTAAGAGCGTTAAGATCTAGACAACAGTTCACAAAACCTTCTGTGACTTTAAGACAATCAAAACTTAAAGCAGCTCATAAGCAAAGAGAATTAAGCAAAGAAGAACAAGCTTAA
- a CDS encoding RluA family pseudouridine synthase, protein MSEKEDFLEEELLLEDENSNDEENSGLFEHLNITVDKKQEPLRIDKFLLIYRQNSSRNKISQTCRAGNVIVNGNSVKQNYRVKPGDEISVLLTHPPRENVIIPEDIPFKIVYEDDDVLVVDKEPGMVVHPGFGNWQGTLVNAVAFHFQKNGFTSDLDRVGLVHRIDKDTSGLIVLAKNEYALSFLAKQFFDRKTKRLYWAFVWGNLENDEGTIRGHIGRHQKNRMQMAVYEDGSQGKHAVTHYKVLERFKYMTWVECKLETGRTHQIRAHFKHIGHTLFNDERYEGHQILRGVNLPKYKQFVKNVFEVLPRHALHAHTLGFIHPTTKKEMYFESPMPKDMQDAVEKWRNYLQNS, encoded by the coding sequence ATGAGCGAAAAAGAAGATTTTTTAGAAGAAGAGCTATTGTTAGAAGACGAAAATTCTAATGACGAAGAAAACTCAGGGTTGTTTGAACATCTCAATATTACTGTTGATAAAAAACAAGAACCTTTGAGAATCGATAAATTTCTTTTGATTTATCGCCAAAATTCTTCTAGAAATAAAATTTCGCAAACATGTAGAGCCGGAAACGTCATCGTAAATGGTAATTCTGTAAAACAAAATTATCGTGTAAAGCCAGGAGATGAAATTTCGGTTTTATTAACGCATCCTCCGCGTGAAAATGTTATTATTCCTGAAGATATTCCTTTTAAAATTGTCTATGAAGATGATGATGTTTTGGTAGTAGACAAAGAACCGGGAATGGTAGTTCATCCCGGTTTTGGGAATTGGCAAGGAACATTGGTGAATGCAGTTGCGTTTCATTTTCAGAAAAATGGATTTACCTCAGATTTAGATAGAGTAGGCTTGGTTCATAGAATTGATAAAGACACTTCTGGATTAATCGTTTTAGCCAAAAATGAATATGCATTGAGCTTTTTGGCAAAGCAATTTTTTGACCGAAAAACCAAACGTTTGTATTGGGCTTTTGTTTGGGGAAATTTAGAAAATGACGAAGGAACAATCAGAGGACACATCGGAAGACATCAGAAAAACCGAATGCAAATGGCAGTTTATGAAGATGGAAGCCAAGGAAAACATGCCGTAACACATTACAAAGTTCTAGAAAGATTCAAATACATGACTTGGGTAGAATGTAAACTGGAAACGGGAAGAACTCACCAAATTAGAGCGCATTTTAAACATATTGGTCATACACTTTTTAACGACGAAAGATATGAAGGTCATCAGATTTTGCGTGGTGTAAACTTACCAAAATATAAACAATTTGTAAAAAATGTCTTCGAAGTTTTACCTAGACACGCTTTACATGCTCATACTTTAGGCTTCATTCATCCTACGACAAAAAAAGAAATGTATTTTGAATCACCGATGCCAAAAGATATGCAAGATGCGGTAGAAAAATGGAGAAATTACTTGCAAAATTCTTAA
- a CDS encoding four helix bundle protein gives MSFKFEKLTIWQDSMDFGEKIFKISINFPKEETFNLTSQIRRASDSIALNISEGSILQSNLEFKRFLGFSIRSLAEVVTCLYKAKNRNYIDEQNFSEFYKESYKLMNSMIAFRSKLD, from the coding sequence ATGAGTTTTAAATTTGAAAAGTTAACAATATGGCAGGATTCTATGGATTTTGGTGAAAAAATTTTTAAAATTTCAATCAATTTTCCAAAAGAAGAAACATTCAATCTAACATCTCAAATTAGAAGAGCATCTGATTCTATTGCGCTAAACATTTCTGAAGGAAGTATTTTACAAAGTAATTTAGAATTCAAAAGATTTTTAGGTTTTTCAATTCGTTCGTTGGCTGAAGTTGTTACTTGTCTTTATAAAGCAAAAAATAGAAATTATATTGATGAACAAAATTTCAGCGAATTTTATAAAGAATCATACAAGCTAATGAACTCAATGATTGCTTTTAGAAGCAAACTTGATTAA
- the hemW gene encoding radical SAM family heme chaperone HemW produces MIYLHIPFCKQKCSYCNFHFSTSLKQKDEMISAIKKEIFLRKEELENKTLSSLYFGGGTPSILSVDEIKSLIDVVLKYFDFEKNIEITLEANPDDLDKNFLKDLAKTEINRLSIGTQSFFEEDLKLMNRAHNASEAESSIKRAQDFGFENLSIDLIYGSPTSNFEIWKENLKKTIELQVPHVSSYALTIEPKTALNAWIKKNKIAEPKETEQNKEFYYMSDFLKDNGFIHYEISNFAKKDFESKHNSAYWKYKEYLGIGPSAHSYNGRNERSWNVANNAIYIKNLAENILPKETEKLSEKDQYNEMLMIGLRTIWGVDLGKLNEKFSDEILEIFKNSIQPKLEEGILVIEENHLKIPEKHWFLADGIASDLFIL; encoded by the coding sequence TTGATTTACCTCCACATTCCTTTTTGCAAGCAGAAATGCAGTTATTGCAATTTTCATTTTTCTACTTCATTGAAGCAGAAAGACGAAATGATTTCGGCAATAAAAAAAGAAATTTTTCTAAGAAAAGAGGAGCTGGAAAATAAAACACTTTCGTCGCTTTATTTTGGTGGTGGAACTCCATCCATTCTTTCTGTGGACGAAATCAAATCTTTAATAGATGTGGTTTTGAAGTACTTTGACTTTGAAAAAAATATTGAAATCACGCTAGAAGCTAATCCTGATGATTTGGATAAAAATTTTCTGAAAGATTTAGCCAAAACCGAAATCAATCGACTTTCTATAGGGACTCAAAGTTTTTTTGAAGAAGATTTAAAGCTCATGAATCGTGCTCATAATGCTTCTGAAGCCGAAAGTTCTATCAAAAGAGCACAAGATTTTGGCTTCGAAAATTTAAGTATTGATTTAATTTATGGTTCGCCGACTTCTAATTTTGAAATATGGAAAGAAAATCTTAAGAAAACTATAGAATTGCAAGTTCCTCACGTTTCTTCTTACGCATTGACCATCGAGCCCAAAACAGCTTTGAATGCTTGGATTAAGAAAAATAAAATCGCAGAACCGAAAGAAACAGAGCAAAATAAAGAGTTCTATTACATGTCTGATTTTCTAAAAGACAACGGTTTCATACACTACGAAATTTCTAATTTTGCTAAAAAAGATTTTGAATCAAAGCACAATTCCGCGTATTGGAAATACAAAGAATACCTTGGAATCGGACCTTCCGCACATTCCTATAACGGTAGAAACGAGCGCAGTTGGAATGTTGCGAATAACGCCATTTACATTAAAAATTTAGCAGAAAATATTCTTCCAAAAGAAACCGAAAAACTTTCTGAAAAAGACCAGTATAATGAAATGCTTATGATTGGACTCAGAACAATTTGGGGCGTAGATTTAGGAAAGCTCAACGAAAAATTTTCTGATGAAATTTTAGAAATTTTTAAAAATAGCATTCAGCCAAAATTAGAAGAAGGAATTCTTGTGATAGAAGAAAATCACTTGAAAATTCCAGAAAAACATTGGTTTTTAGCCGATGGAATTGCTTCAGACCTGTTTATTCTTTAA
- a CDS encoding Smr/MutS family protein, producing the protein MKIVKIGDLVSVIDDDLKGKISAFKGNLVQIEDEHGFHYDIEKNKVVLHNHNIYDDISITAKKEMSTKISKKNQTQPQSIDLHFEKLVNNPQDFESWERLMIQREKLIEKLEYCRSNNMKKLNIIHGIGDGVLQNMVHEVLQGFAGIEYEDHDFFYHSTGNVLVTFL; encoded by the coding sequence ATGAAAATTGTGAAAATAGGTGATTTAGTTTCGGTGATAGATGATGATTTGAAAGGGAAAATTTCTGCTTTCAAAGGGAATTTGGTACAAATAGAAGACGAACATGGTTTTCATTATGACATTGAAAAAAACAAAGTCGTACTCCACAATCATAATATTTATGACGATATTTCTATCACTGCAAAAAAGGAAATGTCTACCAAAATTTCTAAAAAAAATCAAACTCAACCGCAGTCCATCGATTTACATTTCGAAAAGTTGGTCAATAATCCTCAAGATTTTGAATCTTGGGAAAGATTGATGATTCAGCGTGAAAAACTCATTGAAAAATTAGAATATTGCAGAAGCAATAACATGAAAAAGCTGAACATCATCCACGGAATTGGAGATGGCGTTTTGCAAAATATGGTGCACGAAGTTTTACAAGGTTTCGCGGGAATAGAATACGAAGACCATGATTTTTTCTATCACAGCACGGGAAATGTCTTGGTTACTTTTTTGTAG
- a CDS encoding ABC transporter ATP-binding protein, with translation MNKKPTTSNIIQRLFFIGMKFRTWFILALIISIILAIVSVYRPILTQQIVDIDILKLKDNSVLMKDIYFLIGLVVAETILNFFLVFLSNYIAQNVIRDIRERLYHKLIYFKTSFFDKTAIGNLVTRAVGDVETIATVYTDGFLMVFGDILKVVFVLVAMFQVNTELSYISLTILPIMLLITRFFQKKLRKAFGDERAWTSTQNSFVQERLSGMSLIQVFNRQEAEFKKFDDINVNLKAALLKTVFYFSLFFPVVELISSVFIGLILFVAGYNALTARDISPGQVIAFISYINMLIRPLRQIADRFNNIQRGLVGAERVLGIMDEENSMPNLGTIKKDHIEGKIEFQNVRFSYDEKQEVLKGVDFKVNPGETVAIVGATGAGKSTIIQLITRFYDINSGKILLDDIDIRDYELYDLRSKVGVVLQDVFLFHGSIYENLTLGDTIPLEKIKKVAQDIEVDEFIERLPGGYDFVVSERGSSISLGQRQLLSFLRAYLSDPKILILDEATSSIDPESEKLIQKATEKITQNRTSIIIAHRLSTIEKADKILVMDSGKLVEEGKHEELLAKNGYYANLYKAQLHKEIF, from the coding sequence ATGAACAAAAAACCAACCACCAGCAATATCATTCAGCGTCTTTTTTTCATAGGAATGAAATTTAGAACGTGGTTTATTTTAGCCCTAATTATTTCTATTATTTTAGCGATAGTTTCGGTGTATAGACCTATTCTTACTCAGCAAATTGTAGATATTGATATCTTGAAACTGAAAGACAATAGCGTCTTGATGAAAGATATTTATTTCTTAATTGGTTTGGTAGTAGCAGAAACTATTTTGAATTTCTTTCTTGTTTTTCTTTCTAATTATATCGCTCAAAATGTAATTAGAGACATTAGAGAAAGACTGTATCATAAACTAATCTATTTCAAAACATCTTTTTTTGATAAAACTGCTATCGGAAATTTGGTGACCAGAGCAGTAGGAGATGTAGAGACCATTGCTACGGTTTATACGGATGGATTCTTGATGGTTTTCGGAGATATTTTGAAAGTGGTTTTCGTTTTGGTAGCGATGTTTCAGGTAAATACCGAGCTAAGTTATATTTCGCTTACCATTTTACCTATCATGTTGTTGATTACAAGGTTTTTCCAGAAAAAATTAAGAAAAGCATTTGGTGACGAAAGAGCTTGGACTTCTACTCAAAACAGTTTCGTGCAAGAAAGACTTTCGGGAATGTCACTCATTCAAGTTTTTAATAGACAAGAAGCAGAATTTAAGAAATTTGATGATATTAATGTCAATTTAAAGGCAGCTTTACTGAAAACGGTTTTCTATTTTTCATTGTTTTTTCCTGTGGTGGAACTGATTTCTTCTGTTTTCATTGGACTGATTCTTTTTGTGGCAGGATATAATGCATTGACGGCGAGAGATATTTCTCCGGGACAAGTGATTGCGTTTATTTCTTATATTAATATGTTGATTCGTCCGCTTCGTCAGATTGCAGATAGATTTAATAATATTCAGCGTGGTTTGGTAGGTGCAGAAAGAGTTTTAGGAATTATGGACGAAGAAAACTCAATGCCGAATCTCGGAACCATCAAAAAAGATCATATCGAAGGAAAAATAGAATTCCAAAATGTGAGATTTTCTTATGATGAAAAGCAAGAAGTTCTGAAAGGAGTCGATTTCAAAGTGAATCCGGGCGAAACAGTGGCGATAGTTGGAGCAACAGGTGCTGGGAAATCTACCATTATTCAGTTGATTACAAGATTTTATGATATTAACTCAGGTAAAATTTTACTGGATGATATTGATATCAGAGATTATGAGTTGTACGATTTGCGAAGCAAAGTAGGTGTAGTTCTACAAGATGTTTTCCTTTTTCATGGGAGTATTTATGAAAATCTTACTTTGGGGGACACTATTCCGCTTGAAAAAATTAAAAAAGTTGCTCAAGATATTGAAGTAGATGAATTTATTGAGCGATTACCGGGAGGTTATGACTTTGTTGTAAGCGAGAGAGGAAGTAGTATTTCTCTTGGTCAGCGACAGTTGTTATCTTTCTTAAGAGCTTATCTTTCTGATCCTAAGATTTTGATTTTAGACGAAGCAACTTCTTCTATAGACCCAGAAAGTGAAAAATTGATACAGAAAGCTACTGAGAAAATTACTCAAAACAGAACTTCAATTATCATTGCGCATAGATTGTCAACCATAGAAAAAGCCGATAAAATTCTCGTGATGGATTCTGGTAAATTAGTAGAAGAAGGCAAACACGAAGAGTTGCTTGCGAAAAATGGATATTATGCAAATCTGTATAAAGCACAACTTCACAAAGAAATTTTTTAA
- a CDS encoding DUF3822 family protein — protein MKKLSLLFTKDGLQWHISKGKTVLEEAFHFVTEETSPHLVEEKLDDVLKFDDYKEIEVISALNHFSLTPDTFAEHELGYKLISYNAPVDEANEELMLSVNKKFAVQFYYTFPKHFYQKIKAKKLPAKFNFSGEKFLNALTVKNHKEIHINLYHHQVEFFAFENKKVVLYNNLDADSEVDFLYFIMFSLSKINFGTAETYFHIYGETHENETFISELKKFVKNIKLKDAGCWMLDVK, from the coding sequence ATGAAAAAACTTTCTTTACTTTTCACCAAAGATGGTTTACAATGGCACATTTCTAAAGGAAAAACAGTGCTAGAAGAAGCGTTTCATTTCGTGACAGAAGAAACTTCGCCTCATTTAGTAGAAGAAAAACTAGATGATGTTTTAAAATTTGATGACTACAAAGAAATAGAAGTAATTTCTGCACTCAATCATTTTTCGCTTACTCCAGATACTTTTGCAGAGCACGAATTAGGCTATAAACTGATTTCTTATAACGCTCCTGTAGACGAAGCCAACGAAGAATTGATGCTTTCTGTGAACAAAAAATTTGCGGTGCAATTTTACTACACTTTTCCAAAGCATTTTTACCAAAAAATTAAAGCAAAAAAATTACCTGCGAAATTTAATTTCTCTGGCGAAAAATTTTTAAATGCTTTAACTGTTAAAAACCACAAAGAAATTCACATCAATTTATATCATCATCAAGTAGAGTTTTTCGCTTTTGAAAATAAAAAAGTGGTACTTTACAATAACTTAGATGCTGATTCTGAAGTAGATTTCTTGTATTTCATCATGTTTTCTTTGAGCAAAATAAATTTTGGAACCGCAGAAACGTATTTTCATATTTATGGAGAAACTCACGAAAACGAAACCTTTATTTCGGAGTTAAAGAAATTTGTGAAGAACATTAAATTGAAGGATGCTGGATGTTGGATGCTGGATGTAAAATAA
- a CDS encoding metallophosphoesterase family protein has product MKILLLSDTHSYIDDRILEYAKNADEIWHAGDFGNLEVIDELKKAGTLRGVFGNIDEAKIRAEFPEINIFECEKVKVVMIHIGGYPNKYAPRVKQILKEEKPQIFISGHSHILKVMYDKELEILHLNPGAAGKHGWHKMRTMLRFEIIGEKIENLEVVELGLK; this is encoded by the coding sequence ATGAAAATCCTTCTACTTTCCGACACCCATTCTTATATAGACGATAGAATTTTAGAATATGCCAAAAATGCTGATGAAATTTGGCATGCTGGTGATTTTGGAAATTTAGAAGTGATAGACGAACTGAAAAAAGCAGGAACATTACGAGGTGTTTTCGGGAACATCGATGAGGCAAAAATAAGAGCTGAATTCCCAGAAATAAATATTTTCGAATGCGAAAAAGTAAAAGTAGTGATGATTCACATTGGCGGATATCCAAATAAATATGCACCACGAGTAAAGCAAATATTAAAGGAAGAAAAACCTCAAATTTTTATTTCGGGCCATTCTCACATATTAAAAGTGATGTATGACAAAGAGTTGGAAATTCTGCATCTCAATCCTGGTGCTGCCGGAAAACATGGTTGGCATAAAATGAGAACCATGCTGAGATTTGAAATCATTGGTGAGAAAATTGAAAATTTAGAAGTGGTGGAATTGGGATTAAAATAA
- a CDS encoding tyrosine-type recombinase/integrase: protein MINKFLDYISVEKRYSQNTLVSYKKDLEDLLLFISETEGTEDLKKVDKKIIRNFIVSLSQKKIQKRSINRKLSSLRSFYLYLLKIGEIQVSPLETIPSLKFYAEKQIPISEEEMENLGEILESESENSLEKLIIETLYQTGMRKSELCNILLEQVDFSKSEIFVKGKGNKQRVVPVSENLLKRMQEYVAIRKPNEDSGIYFFVRENGKKLSEKFVYSVVNRYLSLITLKKKKSPHILRHSFATHVLNNGAEISKVKKILGHSSLASTQVYTNGNIEQLKRVFNQAHPRAYKKED from the coding sequence ATGATTAACAAGTTTCTAGATTATATTTCAGTAGAGAAGCGCTATTCTCAGAATACGCTGGTGAGTTATAAAAAAGATTTAGAAGACTTGCTACTGTTCATTTCGGAAACAGAAGGAACGGAAGATTTAAAAAAGGTAGATAAAAAAATCATTCGTAATTTCATCGTCTCACTTTCTCAGAAAAAAATCCAAAAAAGAAGCATTAACCGTAAACTTTCTAGCTTAAGGAGTTTTTATTTATATCTTCTGAAAATAGGTGAAATTCAAGTCTCTCCTTTAGAAACGATACCTTCTCTTAAATTTTATGCCGAAAAACAAATTCCTATTTCTGAAGAGGAGATGGAAAATTTAGGAGAGATTTTAGAAAGTGAATCAGAGAATTCTTTAGAAAAGCTTATTATAGAAACGCTTTACCAAACTGGAATGAGAAAATCGGAACTCTGCAATATATTATTAGAGCAAGTAGATTTTTCAAAATCTGAAATCTTTGTCAAAGGGAAAGGAAATAAGCAAAGAGTAGTTCCTGTTTCTGAAAATCTACTAAAAAGGATGCAGGAATATGTAGCAATTAGAAAGCCTAATGAAGATTCTGGTATTTATTTTTTCGTTCGTGAAAATGGAAAAAAACTATCCGAAAAATTTGTGTATTCAGTGGTAAATCGCTACCTTAGTCTTATAACTTTAAAGAAAAAAAAGAGCCCACATATTTTAAGGCATAGCTTTGCTACTCATGTTTTGAATAATGGCGCGGAAATTTCTAAAGTTAAAAAAATATTAGGTCATTCTAGTTTAGCTTCTACACAAGTTTACACGAATGGCAATATAGAGCAATTAAAAAGAGTGTTTAATCAGGCTCATCCCAGAGCCTATAAAAAAGAAGATTAG
- the truA gene encoding tRNA pseudouridine(38-40) synthase TruA, with protein sequence MRYFIEFSYNGSTFFGYQIQPNEISVQEELEKALSAILRTEIKTTGAGRTDTGVHAKKMFAHFDFDGEISEKLVHQLNSFLPPSIAIKSIFEVKEDFHARFSAKYRTYEYYISLEKNPFSEKFAWQHWRKSLDVEKMNEACKILFEYEDFGSFAKVGADNKTNICKIYHANWEQNGNELKFTISADRFLRNMVRAIVGTMVEIGSGKLKPADLRNVIEAKNRGVAGTSAPAHALFLVDVGYDF encoded by the coding sequence ATGCGCTACTTTATTGAGTTTTCCTACAATGGTTCTACGTTTTTTGGCTATCAAATTCAGCCAAATGAGATTTCTGTGCAAGAAGAATTAGAAAAAGCACTTTCTGCGATTTTACGAACTGAAATTAAAACTACGGGAGCAGGAAGAACTGATACTGGAGTTCACGCCAAGAAAATGTTTGCACATTTTGATTTTGATGGAGAAATTTCTGAGAAATTAGTGCATCAACTGAATTCTTTCCTTCCACCAAGTATTGCGATAAAGAGTATTTTTGAGGTGAAAGAAGATTTTCACGCGAGATTTTCAGCAAAATACAGAACGTATGAATATTATATTTCGCTGGAGAAAAATCCTTTTTCTGAAAAATTTGCGTGGCAACACTGGAGAAAATCTCTGGATGTGGAAAAAATGAATGAAGCGTGCAAAATTCTCTTTGAGTACGAAGATTTCGGGAGTTTTGCAAAAGTGGGAGCGGATAATAAAACCAATATTTGTAAAATCTATCACGCAAATTGGGAACAAAACGGAAATGAACTTAAATTTACCATCTCAGCAGATAGATTTCTCAGAAATATGGTTCGTGCGATTGTAGGAACTATGGTAGAAATAGGCAGCGGAAAACTAAAACCTGCCGATTTAAGGAATGTGATAGAAGCTAAAAATAGAGGTGTTGCAGGAACTTCTGCACCAGCTCATGCATTATTTTTAGTAGATGTAGGATACGATTTTTAA
- a CDS encoding PorP/SprF family type IX secretion system membrane protein codes for MKKILFTFFAAFSGLSYAQETIPMYQQYLFDSEFLFNPAHIGKTDDVNLVANYQKQFSKFDESPNVQSVGIHANAFDRVGIGAYFFHDQNGPISANGIAIGASYFVPLSDEDGRKDQFSFGTSVNFYNQNFDVSKVNAQDPNDPLLYENNNSIFIAYANLGLQATYSRAFAGISVADIPLSNNTPVVNGIEPSPTRFYLNAGYDWEITEGFSVEPSVMMNLNTNSSRMFDINVLMKLYGESDYFAAGINYRTAKSSVGSQQLSMSPIIKFKLNKLHFGASYNLGLSDIQEYGGNSFMLSLGYDIPNFINQRGFRYR; via the coding sequence ATGAAAAAAATATTATTCACATTTTTTGCTGCTTTTTCAGGATTAAGCTATGCTCAAGAAACTATTCCTATGTATCAGCAGTATTTATTTGATAGTGAATTTCTCTTTAATCCTGCGCATATTGGTAAAACAGATGATGTAAATTTGGTTGCCAATTATCAAAAACAATTTTCAAAATTTGATGAATCTCCCAATGTGCAATCGGTAGGAATTCATGCTAATGCTTTTGATAGAGTAGGAATAGGCGCTTATTTTTTTCATGACCAAAACGGACCAATTTCTGCAAACGGAATTGCAATTGGCGCTTCTTACTTTGTTCCACTCAGTGATGAAGATGGCAGGAAAGACCAATTTTCTTTCGGAACTTCAGTAAATTTTTACAATCAGAACTTTGATGTTTCTAAAGTAAATGCGCAAGATCCAAACGATCCTTTGCTTTACGAAAATAACAACAGTATTTTCATTGCTTATGCTAATTTAGGATTACAAGCTACTTATAGCAGGGCTTTTGCTGGGATTTCTGTTGCAGATATTCCATTGAGTAACAATACACCAGTGGTAAATGGTATAGAACCGTCGCCAACCAGATTTTACCTCAATGCAGGGTATGACTGGGAAATTACCGAAGGATTTTCGGTAGAACCTTCTGTGATGATGAATTTGAATACCAATTCATCTAGAATGTTTGACATCAATGTTCTCATGAAATTGTATGGTGAAAGTGATTATTTTGCTGCGGGAATCAATTACAGAACGGCAAAAAGTTCTGTGGGAAGCCAACAGTTAAGCATGTCACCTATTATTAAATTTAAACTCAATAAACTCCATTTCGGAGCTTCTTATAATTTAGGATTGTCTGATATTCAAGAATACGGCGGAAATTCATTCATGCTGAGTTTAGGTTATGATATTCCTAATTTTATCAATCAAAGAGGATTTAGATATCGTTAA
- the rsmD gene encoding 16S rRNA (guanine(966)-N(2))-methyltransferase RsmD, translated as MYRIISGKWKAKRIAAPKNFDVRPTTDFAKEALFSILANRHEVEFCSVLDLFAGIGSISLEFASRDCKDVTAVEMNPKHAAFINSTAAELEMALQINVQRGDVFEWLKKNRTKKTFDIVFADPPFELEEKKYNELISLVLNNNFLKENGTFVLEHQSKMKLEHPQLIETRKYGNVSFSFFDANQIEETSEA; from the coding sequence ATGTATAGAATAATCTCTGGCAAATGGAAAGCAAAAAGAATTGCTGCGCCTAAAAATTTCGATGTAAGACCTACCACAGACTTTGCTAAAGAAGCACTTTTCAGCATTTTGGCGAATCGTCACGAAGTAGAATTTTGCTCAGTTTTAGACCTTTTTGCAGGAATTGGCTCTATCAGTTTAGAATTTGCTTCTAGAGATTGTAAAGACGTTACCGCTGTAGAAATGAATCCTAAACATGCTGCTTTCATTAATTCTACTGCTGCAGAACTAGAAATGGCGCTTCAAATTAATGTACAGCGTGGTGATGTTTTTGAATGGTTAAAGAAAAACAGAACCAAGAAAACTTTTGACATTGTTTTTGCAGATCCACCTTTTGAATTAGAAGAAAAAAAATACAATGAACTGATTTCTTTGGTTCTCAATAATAATTTCTTAAAAGAAAACGGAACTTTTGTTTTAGAACATCAGTCTAAAATGAAATTAGAGCATCCTCAATTAATCGAAACCAGAAAATACGGAAATGTGAGTTTTTCTTTCTTTGATGCAAATCAAATTGAGGAAACCTCTGAAGCTTAA
- the murI gene encoding glutamate racemase, producing MKPDYSHLSSSQPIGIFDSGVGGLTVAKEIKRLMPHENFIYFGDTAHLPYGEKSREAIIGFSLKITQFLLENNCKAIVIACNTATANALQEVKELVGNQALVFDVINPVAEKVAFEIHQNVGVIATKATVNSGLYRKSIRKLNKYIQVDELATPLLVPAIEEGFVNHPITHAIIYNYLSDKKLKNIETLILGCTHYPLLIEEIKKYYGTRVRVIDSPKIVASYVRDILSKNDLLNPQHDEGNTDFYLSDITKNFEKISKKFFGNKISLELKKL from the coding sequence TTGAAACCAGATTATTCTCATCTTTCATCATCACAACCGATAGGGATTTTTGATTCCGGTGTTGGTGGACTTACCGTAGCCAAAGAAATAAAACGATTAATGCCGCATGAAAATTTTATTTATTTCGGTGACACAGCACATTTACCTTACGGCGAAAAATCTAGAGAAGCGATTATCGGTTTTTCTTTAAAGATTACCCAATTTTTATTAGAAAATAACTGTAAAGCCATCGTTATTGCGTGTAATACGGCTACTGCAAATGCTTTGCAAGAGGTAAAAGAATTAGTGGGAAATCAGGCTTTGGTTTTTGATGTGATTAACCCAGTTGCAGAAAAAGTAGCTTTTGAAATTCACCAAAATGTAGGAGTTATTGCCACTAAAGCAACGGTAAATTCTGGTTTGTACAGAAAATCCATCCGAAAACTGAATAAATATATTCAAGTAGATGAATTGGCAACGCCTTTATTGGTTCCTGCCATCGAAGAAGGTTTTGTAAATCACCCAATTACACACGCGATTATTTATAACTATTTGAGCGACAAAAAGTTAAAAAATATAGAAACACTTATCTTGGGTTGTACCCATTATCCGCTTCTGATTGAAGAAATTAAAAAATATTACGGAACCAGAGTAAGAGTCATTGATTCTCCTAAAATTGTAGCGAGTTATGTAAGAGATATTTTGAGCAAAAATGACCTGCTTAATCCTCAACACGATGAAGGAAATACCGATTTCTACCTTTCGGATATCACGAAAAACTTCGAGAAAATTTCGAAAAAATTCTTTGGAAATAAAATTAGTCTAGAGCTTAAAAAACTTTAG